Proteins from a genomic interval of Quercus robur chromosome 9, dhQueRobu3.1, whole genome shotgun sequence:
- the LOC126698735 gene encoding pentatricopeptide repeat-containing protein At5g48910-like encodes MNSTIYTTPPSHPSSLFPNITLCKTIKHLKQVHAHMIKTAQIHDPLAAAEVLRFSALSNHRDIHYAHKVFDQMHQPNCFSWNTIIRALAESNDDGKPLAALLLFFQMVCDASVEPNQFTFPSVLKACAQTSRLKEGMQVHGLVVKYGLDSDEFVVSNLVRMYVMCGVMKDAHLLFIRNLIEFDEGDEVVRNNKKKEEGNVVLWNVMVDGYVRLGEFGAARELFDSMPQRSVVSWNVMISGYAQNGLFKEAIEMFREMQIGDVCPNYVTLVSVLPAISRFGALELGKWVHLYAEKNGIEIDDVLGSALVDMYSKCGSIEKALQVFERLPRKNAITWSTIIGGLAMHGRANDALDYFSRMERFGVTPSDVTYIGVLSAFSHAGLVDEGRSFFSHMVKAVGFEPRIEHYGCMVDLLGRAGHLEEAEELILNMPIEPDDVIWKALLGACKIHGNIEMGRRVAKVLMDMVPHDSGSYVALSNMYASSGNWEAVADVRLMMKEMDIRKDPGCSWIELDGEIHEFLVDDDSHSRAKEIHSMLDEIANQLRLIGHRPDTSQVLLNLDEEEKESALQYHSEKIAVAFGLICTSPHTPLWIVKNLRICEDCHSSMKLISKIYKRKIIIRDRKRFHHFEHGSCSCKDYW; translated from the coding sequence ATGAATTCCACAATATACACCACACCACCATCCCACCCATCTTCACTCTTCCCAAACATCACACTCTGCAAAACCATCAAACACTTGAAGCAAGTCCATGCCCATATGATCAAAACCGCTCAAATCCACGACCCTCTGGCTGCTGCCGAAGTTCTCAGATTCTCTGCTCTTTCGAATCACCGTGATATCCACTACGCACACAAGGTATTCGACCAAATGCACCAACCAAATTGCTTTTCTTGGAACACTATAATCAGAGCTCTTGCTGAGAGCAATGACGATGGTAAACCACTGGCTGCCTTGTTGTTGTTCTTTCAAATGGTTTGTGATGCTTCTGTGGAACCCAATCAGTTTACGTTTCCTTCTGTGTTGAAAGCCTGTGCCCAAACGTCGAGGCTTAAAGAAGGGATGCAAGTTCATGGGTTGGTTGTGAAGTATGGACTGGATAGTGATGAGTTTGTAGTTAGCAATCTTGTTAGGATGTATGTGATGTGTGGGGTTATGAAGGATGCCCATTTGTTGTTTATAAGGAATTTGATTGAATTTGATGAAGGGGATGAAGTTGTgaggaataataaaaaaaaggaagagggtAATGTAGTTTTATGGAACGTAATGGTTGATGGGTATGTGAGACTTGGGGAGTTTGGTGCTGCTAGGGAATTGTTTGATAGCATGCCTCAAAGAAGTGTAGTGTCATGGAATGTGATGATATCTGGGTATGCTCAAAATGGTTTATTTAAGGAGGCAATAGAGATGTTTCGTGAGATGCAGATAGGAGATGTGTGCCCAAATTACGTGACTTTGGTTAGTGTTCTGCCAGCAATTTCACGTTTCGGGGCGCTTGAATTGGGGAAATGGGTACATTTGTATGCAGAGAAGAATGGGATTGAAATTGATGATGTTCTTGGTTCTGCTTTGGTTGATATGTATTCTAAGTGCGGGAGCATTGAGAAGGCACTTCAAGTTTTTGAGAGATTGCCAAGAAAGAATGCAATCACTTGGAGCACAATAATTGGTGGACTTGCAATGCATGGTCGAGCAAACGATGCACTTGATTATTTTTCAAGGATGGAAAGATTTGGAGTGACACCTAGTGATGTTACTTATATTGGTGTGTTGAGTGCATTTAGCCATGCTGGTTTGGTGGACGAGGGGCGATCTTTTTTCAGCCACATGGTTAAGGCAGTTGGCTTTGAACCCAGAATTGAACATTATGGGTGTATGGTTGATCTATTAGGTCGTGCTGGACATTTAGAAGAAGCTGAAGAGCTTATCTTAAACATGCCAATCGAGCCAGATGATGTGATCTGGAAAGCCTTACTTGGTGCTTGTAAGATTCATGGTAACATAGAAATGGGCAGACGAGTTGCAAAGGTTTTGATGGATATGGTTCCTCATGATAGCGGGTCTTATGTGGCTCTCTCAAATATGTATGCGTCTTCAGGAAATTGGGAGGCAGTTGCAGATGTGAGGTTGATGATGAAGGAGATGGACATAAGGAAAGACCCTGGATGCAGTTGGATAGAGCTTGACGGAGAAATTCATGAGTTTCTAGTAGACGATGACTCCCATTCTAGAGCCAAAGAAATCCATTCAATGTTGGATGAAATTGCCAACCAATTAAGGTTGATAGGCCATAGGCCAGACACCTCACAAGTCTTGCTCAACttggatgaagaagaaaaagaaagtgccTTGCAATATCATAGTGAGAAGATTGCAGTTGCCTTTGGCTTAATCTGTACAAGTCCTCATACACCACTTTGGATTGTGAAGAACCTACGTATATGTGAAGATTGTCACTCCTCAATGAAACTAATCTCAAAAATTTACAAACGTAAGATAATCATACGTGACCGGAAGCGCTTTCACCATTTTGAGCATGGGTCTTGTTCATGTAAGGATTACTGGTAA
- the LOC126698740 gene encoding putative kinase-like protein TMKL1 codes for MALLNLFSLYIFFIFFISTQGSTTLTESESAASLSTSASSDVELLLGKIKASLQGNSENLLLSSWNSTVPMCQWRGLKWVFSNGTPLLCTDLSSPQSTNLSLFKDPSLHLLSLQLPSANLTGSLPRELGEFSMLQSLYVNINSLSGTIPLELGYSSSLSDIDLGYNMLSGSLPPSIWNLCDKLVSLRLHANSLSGSVPELALPNSTCKNLQVLDLGKNKLSGTFPEFITRFLGLRELDLGDNVLSGSIPESLAALNIEKLNLSHNNFSGVLPVFGESKYSGEVFEGNNPGLCGLPLKSCTGSSGLSPGAIAGIVIGLMAGAVILASLLIGYVQNKKKKSRGESEDEFEEAEDEENGGVPFGVGGGGVGGAGEGKLILFQGGEHLTLEDVLNATGQVMEKTNYGTIYKAKLADGGTIALRLLREGSCKDGSSCLPVIRQLGKIRNENLIPLRAFYQGKRGEKLLIYDYLPHRSLHDLLYETRAGRPVLNWARRHKIALGIARGLAFLHTGLEAPITHGNVRSKNVLVDEFFVARLTEFGLDKLMIPAVADEIVALAKTDGYKAPELQKMKKCNSRTDVYAYGILLLEILIGKKPGKNARSGEFVDLPSMVKVAVLEETTMEVFDVEVLKGIRNPMEEGLVQALKLAMGCCAPVASVRPTMEEVVKQLEENRPRNRSALYSPTETRSEIGTPF; via the exons ATGGCGCTTCTGaaccttttctctctctacattttcttcatcttcttcatcagtACTCAAGGCTCTACTACACTCACTGAGTCTGAGTCTGCTGCTTCTCTTTCCACTTCTGCTTCTTCAGATGTTGAGCTTCTCTTGGGAAAGATCAAAGCTTCACTGCAAGGTAACTCTGAGAACCTTTTGCTATCTTCATGGAACTCTACTGTGCCTATGTGCCAATGGAGAGGCCTCAAATGGGTTTTCTCCAATGGCACTCCTTTGCTCTGCACTGACCTCTCTTCCCCACAATCGACcaacctctctctcttcaaagACCCTTCTCTTCACCTTCTCTCTCTTCAGCTTCCCTCTGCCAACCTCACTGGTTCACTACCTAGAGAGCTGGGTGAGTTCTCTATGCTTCAAAGTCTCTACGTTAACATCAATTCTCTGAGTGGAACCATCCCACTTGAGCTTGGCTATAGTTCTTCACTCTCTGACATTGATTTGGGTTACAACATGTTGAGTGGTTCTTTACCACCGTCTATATGGAACTTGTGTGACAAACTTGTTTCTCTTAGGCTTCATGCTAATTCACTATCTGGGTCAGTCCCAGAACTTGCACTGCCAAACTCTACCTGTAAGAATTTGCAGGTTTTGGATTTGGGTAAGAACAAGCTTTCTGGGACTTTTCCAGAATTCATAACCCGGTTTCTTGGGCTTAGAGAGCTTGATCTTGGGGATAATGTGCTTTCGGGTTCAATTCCAGAGAGTTTAGCTGCgctaaacattgaaaaattgaaTCTTTCACACAATAACTTTAGTGGAGTGTTGCCGgtttttggagaatcaaagtATAGTGGGGAGGTTTTTGAGGGAAACAATCCGGGGCTTTGTGGGTTACCTTTGAAAAGTTGTACCGGAAGTTCTGGATTGAGTCCTGGTGCCATTGCTGGCATTGTGATAGGTTTGATGGCTGGAGCAGTGATTTTGGCTTCATTGTTAATAGGGTATGTgcaaaataagaagaagaagagtaggGGAGAGAGTGAAGATGAATTTGAGGAAGCAGAAGATGAGGAAAATGGTGGTGTTCCttttggtgttggtggtggtggtgttggtggagCTGGTGAAGGGAAGCTTATTCTGTTTCAAGGCGGAGAGCATTTAACCTTAGAAGACGTGTTGAATGCTACGGGGCAAGTTATGGAGAAGACAAACTATGGGACGATTTATAAGGCAAAGCTTGCTGATGGTGGAACCATTGCTTTGAGGTTGTTAAGGGAAGGCAGTTGCAAGGATGGGAGTTCATGTTTACCTGTGATAAGGCAATTGGGAAAAATTCGCAATGAGAATTTGATTCCATTGAGAGCTTTCTATCAGGGAAAGAGAGGAGAAAAGCTCCTGATATATGACTATCTTCCTCACAGAAGCCTCCATGATCTTTTATATG AAACTAGAGCAGGAAGGCCAGTGCTGAACTGGGCTCGAAGGCACAAGATTGCGTTGGGTATAGCCAGAGGACTAGCATTTCTTCATACAGGTCTTGAGGCACCCATTACTCATGGAAATGTGAGATCCAAAAACGTGCTAGTAGATGAGTTTTTTGTGGCCAGGCTGACTGAATTTGGGCTTGACAAGCTAATGATTCCGGCAGTAGCTGATGAAATAGTGGCACTTGCAAAGACTGATGGTTATAAAGCACCAGAGcttcaaaagatgaagaaatgCAATTCCAGAACGGATGTCTATGCATATGGGATACTGTTATTGGAGATTTTGATAGGAAAGAAACCTGGAAAAAATGCGAGAAGTGGGGAATTTGTGGATTTGCCTTCAATGGTGAAAGTAGCGGTTTTGGAGGAGACAACAATGGAAGTTTTTGATGTGGAAGTGTTGAAGGGGATAAGGAACCCCATGGAAGAGGGGTTGGTTCAAGCATTAAAACTTGCAATGGGTTGCTGTGCTCCAGTGGCTTCAGTTAGACCAACTATGGAAGAAGTTGTGAAGCAGTTGGAGGAGAATCGACCAAGGAACAGGTCTGCTTTGTACAGCCCTACAGAAACAAGGAGTGAAATTGGTACACcattttga
- the LOC126698741 gene encoding probable pectate lyase 8, producing the protein MAFSVRWFCIASLLVITMLLTSVKASTEKDQQLVHSRLAEAEELLSSKNASMANRSDNALNEHAVNNPEEIASMVDTSIRNSTEGRKLGYFSCGTGNPIDDCWRCDPQWQKNRKRLADCSIGFGRNAIGGRDGKFYVVTDSSDDDAVNPKPGTLRHAVIQDRPLWIVFKRDMVITLKQELIMNSFKTIDGRGANVHIANGACITIQYVTNIIIHGLHIHDCKSTGNAMVRSSPSHYGWRTMADGDGVSLFGASHVWVDHNSLSNCADGLIDAIMGSTAITISNNYFTHHNEVMLLGHSDSYTQDKQMQVTIAYNHFGEGLIQRMPRCRHGYFHVVNNDYTHWEMYAIGGSAEPTINSQGNRYLAPVDPNAKEVTKRVNTDTGVWKGWNWRSEGDLLLNGAYFTPSGAGASASYARASSLGAKSSSMVGTITSDSGVLNCRRGSQC; encoded by the exons atgGCATTCTCTGTGAGATGGTTCTGTATAGCCTCATTGCTGGTTATCACGATGCTTTTAACAAGCGTGAAGGCCTCCACAGAGAAAGACCAGCAGCTTGTACACTCAAG GCTTGCAGAGGCGGAGGAATTGCTAAGCTCCAAGAATGCATCAATGGCAAACAG GTCAGATAATGCTTTGAATGAGCACGCTGTTAATAATCCAGAGGAGATTGCTTCTATGGTTGATAC GAGCATTCGTAATAGCACTGAAGGAAGGAAGTTGGGATATTTTTCATGTGGAACTGGGAATCCAATTGATGACTGCTGGCGTTGTGACCCACAGTGGCAAAAAAACAGAAAGCGTCTAGCCGATTGTTCAATTGGATTTGGACGCAATGCCATTGGTGGCCGCGATGGAAAATTCTACGTCGTTACTGATTCCAGCGATGATGACGCCGTAAATCCTAAACCCGGAACTCTCCGCCATGCTGTGATTCAAGATAGGCCATTGTGGATTGTGTTCAAGCGGGACATGGTGATCACACTTAAGCAAGAGCTGATTATGAACAGCTTTAAGACTATTGATGGTCGAGGTGCCAATGTTCACATTGCTAATGGGGCTTGCATCACTATCCAATACGTCACAAATATCATTATTCATGGTCTACATATCCATGATTGCAAGTCAACTGGCAATGCTATGGTTCGGAGCTCACCAAGTCATTATGGTTGGAGAACAATGGCTGATGGAGATGGTGTTTCGCTTTTTGGTGCAAGCCACGTTTGGGTTGACCACAATTCACTCTCTAATTGTGCTGATGGCCTCATTGATGCTATTATGGGCTCTACGGCTATTACCATCTCTAATAACTACTTCACCCACCACAATGAG GTAATGCTATTGGGTCATAGTGACTCCTACACACAAGATAAGCAGATGCAAGTGACAATTGCGTACAACCATTTTGGTGAAGGTCTAATCCAGAGAATGCCAAG GTGTAGGCATGGGTACTTCCATGTGGTAAACAATGACTACACACATTGGGAAATGTATGCCATTGGTGGAAGTGCTGAACCCACCATTAACAGCCAAGGCAATAGATATCTTGCCCCTGTCGACCCTAATGCGAAGGAG GTGACAAAGAGGGTTAATACAGACACAGGTGTATGGAAGGGCTGGAATTGGAGGTCAGAGGGAGACCTTTTGCTGAATGGAGCCTACTTCACTCCATCAGGAGCAGGAGCTTCAGCCAGTTATGCCAGGGCCTCAAGTTTAGGGGCCAAGTCCTCTTCCATGGTTGGAACCATTACTTCTGATTCTGGGGTCCTTAATTGCCGCAGAGGCTCCCAGTGTTAA